TGATGCTCAGGGTAATTTCACGACGTAGGTCACCTTCTACCACATACTTGGCAACTTCGTCACGCAGCTTGTCGATTTGTTCTTCAGACAGCTCACTGATCTTAACATTTTCAGCAATACCAGTTGCTTCACAGATAGCCTGTGAACGTGTTTTGCCGATTCCGAAAATCGATGTTAAAGCGATTACGGTATGTTTATGATCAGGAATGTTAATGCCTGCTATACGGGCCACTATGCACTCCTAAGTTAAAATATACATTACTGTGCTGAAAAGCC
The window above is part of the Providencia sp. R33 genome. Proteins encoded here:
- the rpsM gene encoding 30S ribosomal protein S13; this translates as MARIAGINIPDHKHTVIALTSIFGIGKTRSQAICEATGIAENVKISELSEEQIDKLRDEVAKYVVEGDLRREITLSIKRLMDLGCYRGLRHRRGLPVRGQRTKTNARTRKGPRKPIKK